In Ectothiorhodospiraceae bacterium 2226, a single window of DNA contains:
- the hemE gene encoding uroporphyrinogen decarboxylase, whose translation MSQLANDLLLRALLRQPVERTPVWMMRQAGRYLPEYRATRTRAGSFMDLCRNAELACEVTLQPLARYRLDAAILFSDILTVPDAMGLGLYFSEGEGPRFERPVRSEADVARLGVPDPEDELGYVMDAVRTIRRELHGRVPLIGFAGSPWTLATYMVEGSSSKEYAHVKGMMFDRPELMHRLLGTVADAVTAYLRAQIAAGAQAVMIFDTWGGVLSPRDYRAFSLAYMQRIVAGLPREHEGRRVPVILFTKGGGAWLEGQADAGPDALGVDWTVDLSEARARVGDRVALQGNMDPCVLYASPERIRQEVGLILESYGHGSGHVFNLGHGIHQHIEPEHVTAFIEAVHELSPAYHTAGA comes from the coding sequence GTGAGCCAACTCGCCAACGACCTGCTGCTGCGCGCGCTGCTCCGCCAGCCGGTGGAGCGCACGCCGGTGTGGATGATGCGCCAGGCGGGGCGCTACCTCCCCGAATACCGCGCCACGCGCACGCGCGCCGGCAGCTTCATGGACCTGTGCCGCAACGCCGAGCTCGCCTGCGAGGTCACGCTGCAGCCGCTCGCGCGCTACCGGCTCGATGCGGCGATCCTGTTCTCCGACATCCTCACCGTGCCCGACGCCATGGGCCTCGGGCTCTATTTTTCAGAGGGCGAGGGGCCGCGCTTCGAGCGCCCGGTGCGCAGCGAGGCGGACGTCGCGCGCCTCGGCGTGCCTGATCCCGAGGACGAACTCGGCTACGTGATGGACGCCGTGCGCACCATCCGCCGTGAGCTGCACGGCCGGGTGCCGCTGATCGGCTTTGCCGGTAGCCCCTGGACGTTGGCCACCTACATGGTGGAGGGCAGCTCCAGCAAGGAGTACGCGCACGTCAAAGGCATGATGTTCGACCGCCCCGAGTTGATGCACCGGCTGCTCGGTACGGTGGCCGATGCGGTGACCGCCTACCTGCGCGCGCAGATCGCGGCGGGTGCCCAGGCCGTCATGATCTTCGACACCTGGGGTGGCGTCTTGAGCCCGCGCGACTACCGCGCCTTTTCGCTGGCCTACATGCAGCGCATCGTGGCCGGGCTGCCGCGCGAACACGAGGGGCGGCGCGTGCCGGTGATCCTGTTCACCAAGGGCGGCGGCGCCTGGCTGGAAGGACAGGCCGACGCCGGTCCCGATGCGCTGGGGGTGGACTGGACGGTGGACCTCAGCGAGGCGCGGGCGCGCGTGGGCGATCGTGTCGCGCTGCAGGGCAACATGGACCCCTGCGTGCTGTACGCCTCGCCCGAGCGCATCCGCCAAGAGGTCGGGCTGATCCTGGAGAGCTACGGCCACGGCAGCGGGCACGTGTTCAACCTCGGCCACGGCATCCACCAGCACATCGAGCCCGAGCACGTCACCGCCTTCATCGAGGCGGTGCACGAACTGTCGCCGGCCTACCACACCGCCGGCGCGTAG
- a CDS encoding FAD-dependent oxidoreductase, with protein MAKNNFQFIQLPRKDPKKFPVDVRVESFGEIYGGFDPEGAGAQAARCLHCGNPYCEWKCPVHNYIPNWLKLVAEGNLFEAAELSHRTNSLPEVCGRVCPQDRLCEGACTLNDGFGAVTIGSIEKYIADEAFKQGWRPDLSKVKATGKRVAIIGAGPAGLGCADILVRNGVEAVVYDRYPEIGGLLTFGIPEFKLEKNIIQRRREVMEGMGVRFVLNTEVGKDIPLQRLLDEYDAVFLGMGTYNYMKGGFPGEDLPGVYDALPFLISNTRRVMGLEQEPGEFIDMRGQRVVVLGGGDTAMDCNRTSIRQKAASVTCAYRRDEANMPGSKREVANAKEEGVQFLWNRQPVEIVGVDRVEGVKVVTTALGEPDERGRRRPEPVPGSEEILPADRVIIAFGFRPNPAPWFADFGIETDERGRVKAGAQGHKFQTTNPKIFAGGDMVRGSDLVVTAVFEGREAADGILDYLDV; from the coding sequence ATGGCAAAGAACAACTTTCAGTTTATCCAGCTGCCGCGCAAGGATCCGAAGAAGTTTCCGGTGGACGTGCGCGTGGAGAGCTTCGGCGAGATCTACGGCGGCTTCGATCCGGAGGGGGCGGGCGCGCAGGCCGCCCGCTGCCTGCACTGCGGCAACCCGTATTGCGAGTGGAAGTGCCCGGTGCACAACTACATCCCCAACTGGCTCAAGCTGGTGGCCGAGGGCAACCTGTTCGAGGCCGCGGAGCTCTCGCACCGAACCAACTCGCTGCCCGAGGTGTGCGGCCGCGTGTGCCCGCAGGACCGGCTGTGCGAGGGTGCCTGCACGCTGAACGACGGCTTCGGCGCGGTGACCATCGGCTCGATCGAGAAGTACATCGCCGACGAGGCCTTCAAGCAAGGCTGGCGCCCGGACCTGTCCAAGGTGAAGGCCACCGGCAAGCGCGTGGCCATCATCGGTGCCGGTCCGGCTGGCCTTGGCTGCGCCGACATCCTGGTGCGCAACGGCGTGGAGGCGGTGGTGTACGACCGCTATCCCGAGATCGGCGGCCTGCTCACCTTCGGTATTCCCGAGTTCAAGCTCGAGAAGAACATCATCCAGCGACGCCGCGAGGTGATGGAGGGCATGGGCGTGCGCTTCGTGCTCAACACCGAGGTCGGCAAGGACATCCCCCTGCAGCGGCTGCTCGACGAGTACGATGCGGTGTTCCTCGGCATGGGCACCTACAACTATATGAAGGGCGGCTTCCCCGGCGAGGACCTGCCCGGCGTGTACGACGCCCTGCCGTTCCTGATCTCCAACACCCGCCGTGTGATGGGGCTGGAACAGGAGCCTGGCGAGTTCATCGACATGCGCGGCCAGCGCGTGGTGGTGCTGGGCGGCGGCGACACCGCAATGGACTGCAACCGCACCTCCATCCGCCAGAAGGCCGCCAGCGTGACCTGCGCCTACCGCCGCGACGAGGCCAATATGCCGGGCTCCAAGCGCGAGGTGGCCAACGCCAAGGAAGAGGGCGTGCAGTTCCTGTGGAACCGTCAGCCGGTGGAGATCGTCGGCGTGGACCGCGTGGAGGGCGTGAAGGTGGTGACCACCGCCCTCGGCGAGCCCGACGAGCGCGGCCGCCGTCGTCCCGAGCCGGTGCCGGGCTCCGAGGAGATCCTGCCCGCCGACCGGGTGATCATCGCGTTCGGCTTCCGCCCCAACCCCGCGCCCTGGTTCGCCGACTTCGGCATCGAGACCGACGAGCGCGGGCGCGTGAAGGCCGGCGCGCAGGGCCACAAGTTCCAGACCACCAACCCCAAGATCTTCGCCGGCGGTGACATGGTGCGCGGCTCGGATCTGGTGGTCACCGCGGTGTTCGAAGGCCGCGAGGCGGCCGACGGCATCCTCGACTACCTGGACGTCTAG
- the gltB gene encoding glutamate synthase large subunit produces the protein MHGRKVTAEVTERQTPAGLYQPAFEKDNCGFGLIAQMDGTPSHWLVQTAIDSLARLTHRGAVAADRKTGDGCGLLMKRPDAFLRAVAEDQGWRLGENFAAGAVFLNQDAALAQRARDTLAGELAREGLEVLGWRPLPTDPAACGAEALKSLPVIEHVFVNAPADMDGDAFERHLYIARRRAEKALEADDPTFYVPSLSSRVLAYKGLVMPANLPLFYQDLNDPRLESALCVFHQRFSTNTWPQWRLAQPFRFLAHNGEINTVQGNRNWSMARGYKFQTPLIPNMEDVRPLVSMTGSDSNSLDNMLEALLAGGMDIFRAMRLLVPPAWQNIETMDSNLRAFYEYNSMHMEPWDGPAGIVMTDGRYAACSMDRNGLRPARYVITQDRHITLASEIGVYPYQPEDVVAKGRLKPGQMIAVDTDTGELLLPEDIDQRLKERRPYREWLNKHARRLDAILDEPPRAPAFDDDTLLAYEKQFQVSFEERDQVLRVLAEAGQEAVGSMGDDTPVAVLSRQQRSLYDYFRQQFAQVTNPPIDPLREQIVMSLETCLGREKNLFEETPEHAARLLVDSPVLSTHKFEQLLALDEADYAHERIDLNYTPAAEGEPSRLRAAVGAVCEQAVAAVRAGKVVIVLSDRAITPGKLPVHALLAVGAVHHRLIREGLRCDANIIVETGSARDSHHFAVLIGYGATAVYPYLAYESLRHMLRTREIAMPLEIATHEDAQAQAALRLESNYRKAINKGLYKIISKMGISTIASYRGAQLFESVGLHEEVVELCFKGTTNRLSGAHFDELEADQRVLAQRAWNLRKQREQGGLLKFVHGGEYHAYNPDVVTALREACRTGSIERFREYSRLVNERPIFAFRDMLRLRKDVQPIAVDEVEPLEAITKRFDSAGMSLGALSPEAHEALAIAMNRLGGRSNSGEGGEDPERYGTERMSKIKQVASGRFGVTPAYLVNAEVLQIKIAQGAKPGEGGQLPGDKVNPLIAKLRYAKPGVALISPPPHHDIYSIEDLAQLIFDLKQVNPKALVSVKLVAEAGVGTVAAGVAKAYADLITIAGHDGGTGASPLTSVKYAGSPWELGLTETHQTLRKNDLRDKVRVQTDGGLKTGLDVVKAAILGAESFGFGTGPMIALGCKYLRICHLNNCATGVATQDKVLRMEHFIGLPEMVMNYFKFIAEETREIMASLGVRTMEELIGRTDLLELLEGDTPKQRRLVLEPIVSDAGVPADKPRFCTEPRNEPFDKGELAETMVHECLPAIEARSGGSYTFHVENVHRSIGARLSGEIALRYGNLGMEDAPIEVRLTGTAGQSFGVWNAGGLHMYLEGDANDYVGKGMAGGKLVIYPPRASRFASNETTIIGNTCLYGATGGKLFAAGLAGERFAVRNSGACAVVEGVGDHGCEYMTGGVVTVLGSTGVNFGAGMTGGFAYVLDVENRFVDRYNHELIDIHRVAPENMEAYRNYLMGIIREFVAETGSAWGQQILDNFPEYAGKFWLVKPKAAELATLLDSLLNAA, from the coding sequence ATGCACGGCAGAAAGGTTACGGCAGAAGTGACTGAACGACAGACCCCCGCCGGGTTGTACCAGCCCGCCTTCGAAAAGGATAACTGCGGCTTCGGCCTCATCGCGCAGATGGACGGCACGCCGAGTCATTGGCTCGTGCAGACCGCCATCGACTCGCTGGCCCGCCTGACGCATCGCGGCGCGGTGGCGGCCGACCGCAAGACCGGCGACGGCTGCGGACTGCTGATGAAGCGCCCCGACGCCTTCTTGCGCGCGGTGGCCGAGGACCAGGGCTGGCGCCTCGGCGAGAACTTCGCCGCGGGCGCGGTGTTCCTGAACCAGGACGCCGCGCTGGCGCAGCGTGCGCGCGACACGCTCGCGGGCGAACTCGCCCGCGAAGGACTCGAGGTGCTCGGCTGGCGCCCGCTGCCGACCGACCCCGCCGCTTGCGGTGCCGAGGCGCTCAAGAGCCTGCCGGTCATCGAGCACGTGTTCGTGAACGCGCCGGCCGACATGGACGGCGACGCCTTCGAGCGCCACCTTTATATTGCCCGCCGCCGCGCCGAGAAGGCCCTGGAGGCGGACGATCCCACCTTCTACGTGCCCAGCCTGTCCAGCCGCGTGCTGGCGTACAAGGGCTTGGTGATGCCGGCCAACCTGCCGCTGTTCTACCAGGACCTGAACGATCCGCGTCTGGAGTCCGCGCTGTGCGTGTTCCACCAGCGCTTCTCCACCAACACCTGGCCGCAGTGGCGCCTCGCGCAGCCGTTCCGCTTCCTGGCGCACAACGGTGAGATCAACACCGTGCAGGGCAACCGCAACTGGTCGATGGCGCGCGGCTACAAGTTCCAGACGCCGCTCATCCCGAACATGGAAGATGTGCGCCCGCTGGTGTCCATGACCGGCTCCGACTCGAACAGCCTCGACAACATGCTGGAGGCGCTGCTCGCCGGCGGCATGGACATCTTCCGCGCCATGCGCCTGCTGGTGCCGCCGGCGTGGCAGAACATCGAGACCATGGACTCGAACCTGCGCGCGTTCTACGAATATAACTCCATGCACATGGAGCCGTGGGACGGCCCGGCCGGCATCGTGATGACCGACGGGCGCTACGCGGCCTGCAGCATGGACCGCAACGGCCTGCGGCCCGCCCGCTACGTGATCACCCAGGACCGCCACATCACGCTGGCCTCCGAGATCGGCGTGTATCCGTATCAGCCCGAGGACGTGGTGGCCAAGGGCCGCCTGAAGCCCGGCCAGATGATCGCGGTCGATACCGACACCGGCGAGTTGCTGCTGCCCGAGGACATCGATCAGCGTCTCAAGGAGCGCCGACCCTACCGCGAGTGGCTCAACAAACACGCGCGCCGGCTCGATGCCATCCTGGATGAACCCCCGCGCGCGCCCGCGTTCGACGACGACACCCTGCTCGCCTACGAGAAGCAGTTCCAGGTGAGCTTCGAGGAGCGCGACCAGGTGCTGCGCGTGCTGGCCGAGGCCGGCCAGGAGGCGGTCGGCTCCATGGGTGATGACACCCCGGTCGCCGTGCTGTCGCGTCAGCAGCGCTCCTTGTACGACTACTTCCGCCAGCAGTTCGCGCAGGTCACCAACCCGCCCATCGACCCGCTGCGCGAGCAGATCGTGATGTCGCTGGAGACCTGCCTGGGCCGCGAGAAGAATCTGTTCGAGGAGACGCCCGAGCACGCCGCGCGTCTGCTGGTGGACTCGCCGGTGCTGTCCACCCACAAGTTCGAACAGCTGCTCGCGCTCGACGAGGCGGACTATGCGCACGAGCGCATCGACCTCAACTACACCCCCGCGGCCGAGGGCGAGCCCTCCCGCCTGCGCGCCGCGGTAGGAGCCGTCTGCGAGCAGGCGGTGGCCGCGGTGCGCGCCGGCAAGGTGGTGATCGTGCTGTCCGACCGCGCGATCACGCCCGGCAAGCTGCCGGTGCACGCGCTGCTGGCGGTGGGCGCGGTGCATCACCGCCTGATCCGCGAGGGCCTGCGCTGCGATGCCAATATCATCGTGGAGACCGGCAGCGCGCGCGATTCGCACCACTTCGCGGTGCTGATCGGTTACGGCGCCACCGCGGTCTACCCCTACCTCGCGTACGAGTCGCTGCGTCACATGCTGCGCACGCGCGAGATCGCCATGCCCCTGGAAATCGCCACGCACGAGGACGCCCAGGCACAGGCGGCGCTGCGCCTGGAGAGTAACTACCGCAAGGCGATCAACAAGGGTCTCTACAAGATCATCTCCAAGATGGGCATCTCGACCATCGCGAGCTACCGCGGCGCCCAGCTGTTCGAGTCGGTCGGCTTGCACGAGGAGGTGGTGGAGCTGTGCTTCAAGGGCACCACCAACCGCCTGTCGGGCGCGCACTTCGACGAGCTCGAGGCCGATCAGCGGGTGCTGGCCCAGCGCGCCTGGAACCTGCGCAAGCAGCGTGAACAGGGCGGCCTGCTGAAGTTCGTGCACGGCGGCGAGTATCACGCCTACAACCCCGACGTGGTCACCGCGCTGCGCGAGGCCTGTCGCACGGGCAGTATCGAGAGGTTCCGCGAGTACAGCCGCTTGGTGAACGAGCGGCCGATCTTCGCCTTCCGCGACATGCTGCGCCTGCGCAAGGACGTGCAGCCGATCGCGGTGGACGAGGTCGAGCCCCTCGAGGCGATCACCAAGCGCTTCGACAGCGCGGGCATGTCGCTCGGCGCGCTCTCGCCGGAGGCGCACGAGGCGCTCGCCATCGCCATGAACCGCCTCGGCGGGCGCTCGAATTCGGGCGAGGGCGGCGAAGACCCCGAGCGCTACGGCACCGAGCGCATGTCCAAGATCAAGCAGGTCGCCTCGGGCCGCTTCGGCGTGACGCCCGCGTATTTGGTGAACGCCGAGGTGCTGCAGATCAAGATCGCGCAGGGCGCCAAGCCCGGCGAGGGCGGCCAGCTGCCGGGCGACAAGGTCAATCCGCTGATCGCCAAGCTGCGTTATGCCAAGCCCGGGGTGGCGCTGATCTCGCCGCCGCCGCACCACGACATCTACTCCATCGAGGACCTGGCGCAGCTCATCTTCGATTTGAAGCAGGTGAACCCCAAGGCGCTGGTGTCGGTGAAGCTGGTGGCCGAGGCGGGGGTGGGCACCGTGGCGGCGGGCGTCGCCAAGGCCTACGCCGACCTCATCACCATCGCCGGCCACGACGGCGGCACCGGCGCCTCGCCGCTGACCAGCGTGAAGTACGCCGGCAGCCCGTGGGAGCTGGGCCTCACCGAGACCCACCAGACGCTGCGCAAGAACGACCTGCGCGACAAGGTGCGCGTGCAGACCGACGGCGGCCTGAAGACGGGGTTGGACGTGGTGAAGGCCGCGATCCTCGGTGCCGAGTCCTTCGGCTTCGGCACCGGGCCGATGATCGCGCTCGGCTGCAAGTATTTGCGCATCTGCCACCTGAACAACTGCGCGACGGGCGTGGCCACCCAGGACAAGGTGCTGCGCATGGAGCACTTCATCGGCCTGCCCGAGATGGTGATGAACTACTTCAAGTTCATCGCCGAGGAGACGCGCGAGATCATGGCGAGCCTCGGCGTGCGCACCATGGAGGAGCTGATCGGCCGCACCGACCTGCTGGAGCTGCTCGAGGGCGACACGCCCAAGCAGCGCCGCCTGGTGCTCGAGCCCATCGTCTCCGACGCGGGCGTGCCGGCCGACAAGCCGCGTTTCTGCACCGAGCCGCGCAACGAGCCCTTCGACAAAGGGGAGCTCGCCGAGACCATGGTGCACGAGTGCCTGCCCGCCATCGAGGCGCGCAGCGGCGGCAGTTACACCTTCCACGTTGAGAACGTGCACCGCTCCATCGGTGCGCGCCTGTCGGGCGAGATCGCGCTGCGTTACGGCAACCTCGGCATGGAGGATGCCCCCATCGAGGTGCGCCTGACCGGCACCGCGGGGCAGAGCTTCGGCGTGTGGAACGCGGGCGGTCTGCACATGTACCTCGAGGGCGACGCCAACGACTACGTGGGCAAGGGTATGGCCGGCGGCAAGCTGGTCATCTATCCGCCGCGCGCGAGCCGCTTCGCGTCCAACGAGACCACCATCATCGGCAACACCTGCCTGTACGGCGCGACCGGCGGCAAGCTGTTCGCCGCGGGGCTCGCCGGTGAGCGTTTCGCGGTGCGCAACTCCGGCGCCTGCGCGGTGGTGGAGGGCGTGGGTGACCACGGCTGCGAGTACATGACCGGCGGTGTGGTGACCGTGCTCGGCTCCACCGGCGTGAACTTCGGTGCCGGCATGACCGGCGGCTTCGCCTACGTGCTGGATGTCGAGAACCGATTCGTGGATCGTTACAACCACGAACTGATCGATATCCACCGCGTCGCGCCCGAGAACATGGAGGCGTACCGCAACTACCTCATGGGCATCATTCGCGAGTTCGTGGCCGAAACCGGCAGCGCCTGGGGCCAGCAGATACTGGACAACTTCCCCGAGTACGCGGGCAAGTTCTGGTTGGTCAAACCCAAGGCGGCGGAACTCGCGACGCTCCTGGACAGCCTCCTGAACGCGGCGTAA
- a CDS encoding SPOR domain-containing protein produces MNTDPAHSGALAGAALPPSPRPFLDQGRSHLLDILQHLVDYSAQVLLVAAPAGRGKSVLAAELATRCSAHGRVCCFQAEPDLTAELLLQHLAHTLVLSEAEAVSGAALEAALFRMGEQAVLVVDDADRLPPEALAVLLAFGREADEEPPPAVRVVLFADEHLELPPICVQRLTLAPFTPAQVAAYVEHRLEVLDDPPVFDRAQIARLHHLTGGNPGDIERELAEIVARGGAEPYGRLDRLRDAGALVLARVRAWRDRLPVGALRGARSPGGARDVAPVGTAVQSASTVRAAIDLSAAKAWLHARASVGVGAAITFAILVAVVLILPRGAVEEPAVPVARAPDATTPERPEARVAPAVPEAAPRRAPAGPPIVQELPLPPRADAPAQPRPAQPTVAAPGHAAAAQPEPAATDPDPASAVAERPMRAAGGWLAERDPEHYTLQLAAGGRSEALRAYAARQPLDGEAALIAGMRDGAPWYTLVFGAFADRAAAEAARDRLQTQLEIPPWPRRIGSLEGEGEVVAVSASSPSPGPRPTSASAGGAAPGEPAPDAGAITGGSEPAASSVGSAGRGMVWLWAQDQAHYTLQLTASGSEAAVRELIAREGIERHAAYFTTARDDQPWYVLIYGSYPSAEAARAAVADLPAALREAGPWPRTFASVQRSVRLD; encoded by the coding sequence GTGAATACGGACCCGGCGCATTCCGGCGCACTCGCGGGCGCGGCCCTGCCGCCGTCGCCGCGGCCCTTCCTCGATCAGGGGCGGAGCCACCTGCTCGACATCCTCCAGCACCTCGTCGACTACAGCGCCCAGGTCTTGTTGGTGGCGGCACCCGCCGGACGTGGCAAGTCCGTGTTGGCCGCCGAACTTGCAACGCGCTGCAGTGCCCACGGCCGGGTGTGTTGCTTCCAGGCGGAGCCGGACCTCACCGCCGAGCTTCTGCTCCAGCACCTTGCGCATACGCTGGTCTTGAGCGAGGCGGAGGCGGTCAGCGGCGCGGCGTTGGAAGCGGCGCTTTTTCGGATGGGCGAGCAGGCGGTATTGGTCGTCGACGATGCGGACCGTCTGCCGCCGGAGGCGCTCGCCGTACTGCTCGCGTTCGGGCGCGAGGCCGACGAGGAGCCGCCGCCGGCCGTGCGCGTCGTGCTGTTCGCCGACGAGCATCTCGAGCTGCCGCCGATCTGCGTCCAGCGCCTCACCCTGGCGCCCTTCACGCCGGCGCAGGTCGCTGCCTATGTCGAACACCGCCTGGAGGTGTTGGACGACCCGCCGGTCTTCGATCGGGCGCAGATCGCGCGCCTGCATCACCTGACCGGGGGCAACCCGGGCGATATCGAACGCGAGCTTGCCGAGATTGTGGCCCGCGGAGGCGCTGAGCCGTATGGCCGGCTCGACCGCCTGCGCGATGCCGGCGCGCTCGTGCTGGCGCGCGTGCGGGCGTGGCGTGACCGTCTGCCGGTCGGTGCGCTACGCGGTGCTAGGAGTCCTGGCGGGGCGCGCGACGTAGCGCCCGTCGGGACGGCGGTGCAGTCGGCGTCTACCGTGCGCGCTGCGATTGATCTTTCCGCGGCGAAGGCGTGGTTGCACGCGCGGGCGAGCGTCGGCGTCGGGGCGGCCATCACATTCGCCATCCTCGTCGCCGTCGTCCTGATTCTCCCCCGAGGGGCGGTCGAAGAGCCGGCCGTGCCGGTCGCCCGGGCGCCCGACGCGACCACGCCCGAGCGGCCCGAGGCGCGCGTGGCACCGGCGGTGCCCGAGGCTGCGCCGCGCCGCGCCCCGGCCGGGCCGCCCATCGTGCAGGAGTTGCCGCTGCCGCCACGGGCCGACGCGCCGGCGCAACCGCGTCCGGCGCAGCCGACGGTGGCCGCGCCGGGCCACGCGGCCGCTGCCCAGCCCGAACCAGCAGCCACGGATCCTGACCCCGCGTCGGCCGTCGCGGAGCGGCCGATGCGCGCCGCGGGCGGTTGGCTCGCCGAACGCGACCCCGAGCATTACACGCTCCAGCTCGCCGCCGGCGGTCGGTCGGAGGCGCTGCGTGCCTATGCGGCGCGCCAGCCTCTAGACGGTGAGGCGGCGTTGATCGCCGGGATGCGCGACGGTGCGCCATGGTACACCCTGGTGTTCGGCGCGTTTGCCGACCGCGCGGCGGCCGAGGCCGCGCGCGATCGCCTGCAGACACAGTTGGAGATCCCGCCGTGGCCGCGTCGGATCGGGAGCTTGGAGGGAGAGGGCGAGGTGGTTGCGGTGTCCGCTTCGAGCCCATCCCCCGGCCCGCGCCCCACGTCCGCCTCGGCCGGTGGCGCGGCGCCGGGGGAGCCCGCGCCCGACGCGGGCGCGATCACCGGAGGCTCCGAGCCGGCCGCCTCGTCGGTCGGCTCGGCCGGCCGCGGCATGGTCTGGCTGTGGGCGCAGGATCAGGCCCATTACACCCTGCAGCTCACCGCGTCGGGCAGCGAGGCGGCGGTGCGCGAATTGATCGCCCGCGAGGGGATCGAGCGTCACGCCGCCTACTTCACCACCGCGCGCGACGACCAGCCGTGGTATGTGTTGATCTACGGTAGCTACCCCAGCGCCGAGGCGGCGCGCGCGGCGGTCGCCGATCTGCCCGCCGCCCTGCGTGAGGCAGGGCCCTGGCCACGCACCTTCGCCAGCGTGCAGCGTTCGGTCCGGCTGGACTGA
- a CDS encoding WGR domain-containing protein translates to MRIYMQTPPTAEGPPRFCQLMLQQDLLEGWTLIQEAGAPNGARRIKRVHYPSFDAAEAALVRARDAQIARGYRVMFVEGVGRQ, encoded by the coding sequence ATGCGCATCTACATGCAAACGCCGCCGACGGCCGAGGGTCCGCCCCGTTTTTGCCAGCTCATGCTTCAGCAGGACCTGCTGGAGGGTTGGACCTTGATCCAGGAGGCAGGTGCCCCGAACGGTGCGCGCCGCATCAAGCGCGTGCATTACCCGAGCTTCGATGCGGCCGAGGCGGCCCTCGTCCGGGCGCGCGACGCCCAGATCGCGCGGGGTTATCGGGTGATGTTCGTCGAAGGCGTAGGTCGCCAGTGA
- the aroB gene encoding 3-dehydroquinate synthase has protein sequence MKTLQVDLGARSYPIHIGPGLLARRDLIAPAIAGRQVLVVTNETVAPLYLDAALRLLDGFQCHTCILPDGERYKTLDTVTTIFDTLLENRLDRRCTIVALGGGVIGDMAGFAAACYQRGVAFVQIPTTLLAQVDSSVGGKTGVNHPLGKNMIGAFHQPNCVLIDTETLRTLDQRELAAGIAEVIKYGLIRDPEFFTWLEENMARLLARDHEALAYAIERSCRNKAEVVAADEREAGQRALLNLGHTFGHAIETGVGYGAWLHGEAVATGMLMAADLSGRLGWLNANDIHRVENLIDRAQLPTRAPAQLDCGRFAELMAVDKKVQDARLRLVLLKGIGEAVIADGVAPDLICETVVAHRALA, from the coding sequence ATGAAGACACTGCAGGTAGACCTCGGCGCGCGCAGTTACCCCATCCACATCGGCCCGGGGCTGTTGGCCCGCCGCGACCTTATCGCGCCGGCCATCGCCGGCCGCCAGGTGCTGGTGGTCACCAACGAGACCGTTGCCCCCCTTTACCTCGATGCCGCTCTGCGTTTGCTCGACGGCTTCCAGTGCCATACCTGCATCCTGCCCGACGGTGAGCGCTACAAGACGCTGGACACCGTCACCACGATTTTCGATACCCTGCTGGAGAACCGCCTCGACCGGCGTTGCACTATCGTCGCGCTCGGCGGGGGAGTGATCGGCGACATGGCGGGTTTCGCGGCGGCCTGTTATCAGCGCGGCGTCGCCTTCGTGCAGATCCCGACCACCTTGCTCGCTCAGGTCGATTCCTCGGTGGGCGGCAAGACCGGCGTGAATCATCCGCTCGGCAAGAACATGATCGGCGCCTTCCACCAACCGAACTGCGTGCTGATCGACACGGAGACCCTGCGTACCCTCGATCAGCGCGAATTGGCCGCCGGCATCGCCGAGGTCATCAAGTACGGACTGATCCGCGACCCCGAGTTCTTCACGTGGCTGGAGGAGAACATGGCGCGCCTGCTCGCGCGCGACCACGAGGCGCTCGCGTACGCCATCGAGCGCTCCTGCCGCAACAAGGCGGAAGTGGTAGCGGCCGACGAGCGCGAGGCGGGCCAACGCGCCTTGCTCAATCTCGGCCATACCTTCGGTCACGCGATCGAGACCGGGGTCGGTTACGGCGCCTGGCTGCACGGCGAGGCAGTGGCCACGGGGATGCTGATGGCGGCCGATCTGTCCGGTCGGCTGGGCTGGCTCAACGCGAACGATATACACCGTGTGGAGAACCTCATCGACCGGGCCCAGCTGCCCACCCGCGCGCCGGCGCAACTCGATTGCGGCCGTTTCGCCGAGTTGATGGCGGTCGACAAGAAGGTTCAGGACGCCCGTCTGCGCTTGGTGTTGTTGAAGGGCATCGGCGAGGCGGTGATCGCCGATGGCGTCGCACCGGATCTGATCTGCGAGACGGTGGTCGCGCACCGCGCATTGGCGTGA
- the aroK gene encoding shikimate kinase AroK, with product MMADAQQAPSARRIFLVGLMGAGKTTVGRRLAEALQLEFVDSDHEIERRTGASIPLIFDVEGEAGFRRREAAVIDELTQRRGVVLATGGGAVLDPANRRHLAERGLVIYLSASLEQLWRRTSRDRNRPLLQTQDPRAKLKQLMVERDPLYREIADVVVATDKRGVRHVVAEILGHPALSAKS from the coding sequence ATGATGGCAGACGCGCAGCAGGCGCCTTCGGCGCGACGGATATTCCTGGTCGGACTCATGGGCGCCGGCAAGACCACGGTCGGCCGGCGTCTCGCCGAGGCGCTGCAGCTCGAGTTCGTGGACAGTGACCACGAGATCGAGCGGCGCACGGGTGCCAGCATCCCGCTGATCTTCGATGTGGAGGGTGAGGCGGGTTTCCGGCGCCGCGAGGCGGCGGTGATCGATGAACTCACGCAGCGACGCGGCGTGGTGTTGGCGACGGGCGGCGGCGCGGTCCTGGATCCGGCCAACCGCCGCCACCTGGCGGAACGCGGTTTGGTGATCTACCTGAGCGCCTCGCTGGAGCAGCTCTGGCGGCGCACCTCGCGCGACCGCAACCGCCCGCTGTTGCAGACCCAGGACCCGCGCGCCAAGCTGAAGCAGCTCATGGTGGAGCGCGACCCCCTGTACCGGGAGATCGCCGATGTCGTGGTGGCCACGGACAAGCGCGGGGTCCGTCATGTGGTCGCCGAGATCCTCGGCCATCCCGCCCTGAGCGCCAAGTCGTAG